A segment of the Streptomyces sp. NBC_00376 genome:
AGTTCGGCGGTCATGGCGTACGTCCTCCAGTGGGATCGGTGGGTGTCTCTACCCGTACCCCAACCGCGTCCCGGCGCTCCCGCTTCCCGCTCCTGCCCACCGGAAGGGTCAGGGCCAGTGCTCCGCCCGCCAACGGCACGGCGGCGAGCACCGCCCAGCGGACCGGGCCCGGCGCCTGGAGCAGCGCCCCGGTGGCGGCGCTGCCGCCGAGCACGGCGAGCCCGGAGACGGACGAGAGCGCCCCGGTGGCGAGCCCGAGCCGCCGGTCGTCGACGAGGTCCGGGACGAGGCCGCGCGCGGCCGGGACCAGCAGCATCTGTCCGAGGGTCAGGGTGACGACGAGGGTGGCGGCGGGCAGCAGTCCGGCGGGGCCGCCGGGGGTGAGCGGTACGGCGGCGAACCCGGCGGCGACGGTCACCAGGCCGGTGACGAGCGCGGTGCGCGGGGCGATGCGGCGGGCGGACCAGCGGGTCAGGGGCAGCTGGGCGCAGACGACCAGGAGCGAGGAGAGCGCGAACAGCCAGCCGAGCGCGGTCTGCCCGCCGGTGGCTTCCTCCACCTCGGCCGGCAGCGAGAGGTAGAGCTGGTTGTACGCGATCAGGTAGCTGCTGTACGCGAGGCAGAGCAGGAGGAAGGGGCGGTTGCCGAACACCTCGCGAAGGGAGTGCCGGGACTCGGCCGTCCGGGTGACGGGGGCCCGGCGCGGCATCAGCCGGGCGTGTCCGGCAAGGACGCCGACGAAGACCAGCGCACCGGCGAGGCAGGCCGCCCGGAATCCGGCACCGAGCAGCAGGAGCAGCGGACCGAGCAGCGGCCCGATGAACGCACCGGCCTGTCCGGCGGCGGAGAACACGGCGAGCACCTGGGCGCGCGGGGTTCCGGTGTCCTGCTCGTACCGGACGGACTCGCGGGCGGTCTCGGACTCCACGGCGGGCGAGAACAGCGCGGCGGCGAATCCGATCAGGACCACCGCGGCGATGACGCTCGCGGTGGACCCGGCGAAGGCGAGCCAGCCGAAGCCGGCGATCCGCAGGACGCAGCCGGTGAGGACGACGGGGCGGGGCCCGTACCGGTCTGTGAGGGCGCCGCCGACGACGAAGAGACCCTGCTGGCTGAAGGTGCGCAGGCCGAGGACGAGCCCGACGAGCCAGCCGGCCATGCCCAGGCCGGTGCCGAGGTGGCTGGCGAGGTAGGGCAGTACGGCGTAGAAGCCGATGTTGAAGGCGAACTGGGTGGCGGTGAGGAGGCGGAGGTAGGGGGTGCTTCTCGTGGTGGGTCCGGTGGTCACGGGGTCACTCCGCCGGTTTGCCCGCGCGGCCCCGGACCGCCGCCGACGTGAGGACGGCCAGCGCGCCCAGGGCGGCGAGCGCGGCGGCGGGGGCCAGTACGGACCAGGGGGCCCGTTCCGCGTACGGCAGGTTCTCCGACAGCATCCGGCCCCACTCCGGCGCCGGTGCCTGGGCACCCAGGCCGAGGAAGCCGAGGGAGGCGAGGGCCAGCGCGACGGCCGGGATCCGCAGGACCGCGTGGCGCAGGACCGGGGGCACGACGGCGGGCAGCAGGTGGCGCCGGGCCACGTGCCACCGCCCGGCGCCCATCGAGCGGGCCGCCGCGATGTGCGGTGCGGCGCGCTCCTGGGCGTACAGGGCCGAGGTGTGGGCGGCGAGCGGAGCCCAGGCGACGGCCGCCACGGCGACGGCGGCGCCCAGGGGGCCGGGGCCCGCGATGCCCGCGACGACCAGGCCGCTCAGGATCGCCGGGAGCGCGTTGGCGGTCTCGGTGAGCGCCCCGGCCCGTACCGCTCCGAGGGCCAGGCCGAGCAGCAGCGTCACGGCGGAGACGGCGGTCGCGGTCAGCACCGTACGGGCCGCTCCGTGGCCGAGGCGGGCCAGCACGTCGCGGCCCAGGGAGTCCGTGCCGAAGGGGTGCGCGGCGGACGGACCGGCGAGGCGGGCCGCGGCGTCGACGTGCAGCGGGTCGCGCAGCAGCCCGGCGACGGTCACGGCGGCGAAGAGCAGGGCGAGCGCCACCGCACCGGCGGTGAGCAGCCGGCGGGCGGGCAGGACCGGGGGCACCAGCGCCGGGAGGGCCCCGTCGGACAGGGCGGGCCCGAGCAGGGCGCGGTCGGCGAGGCGGGCCGCGATTCCCGCGACGACGCCGAGGAGCAGCA
Coding sequences within it:
- a CDS encoding MDR family MFS transporter; protein product: MTTGPTTRSTPYLRLLTATQFAFNIGFYAVLPYLASHLGTGLGMAGWLVGLVLGLRTFSQQGLFVVGGALTDRYGPRPVVLTGCVLRIAGFGWLAFAGSTASVIAAVVLIGFAAALFSPAVESETARESVRYEQDTGTPRAQVLAVFSAAGQAGAFIGPLLGPLLLLLGAGFRAACLAGALVFVGVLAGHARLMPRRAPVTRTAESRHSLREVFGNRPFLLLCLAYSSYLIAYNQLYLSLPAEVEEATGGQTALGWLFALSSLLVVCAQLPLTRWSARRIAPRTALVTGLVTVAAGFAAVPLTPGGPAGLLPAATLVVTLTLGQMLLVPAARGLVPDLVDDRRLGLATGALSSVSGLAVLGGSAATGALLQAPGPVRWAVLAAVPLAGGALALTLPVGRSGKRERRDAVGVRVETPTDPTGGRTP
- a CDS encoding ABC transporter permease subunit, with protein sequence MKHLAGRLGTLLAVLAVIGLLPRLTRTDPALTILHARYADRPPTPETLDAIRAETGLDGGAGHVLGGWLGGLLHGDLGTSWVSGQPVAPDVTAALGVSLTLMGLSLAVALLLAAALCAGTLRRGARRRIVTARAGVGAAVLAALPEFLLAAVLAAVVAVQLGWLPALGWGAPEQMVLPALAMGVPAGALLGRLLDDALPAAFAEPWARAAASGGLPGRRIAGHALRRTLPGLLPQLGLVVVGLTGGAVAVETLYAVPGLGGTALAAALAQDLPVLQACVLLLLLLGVVAGIAARLADRALLGPALSDGALPALVPPVLPARRLLTAGAVALALLFAAVTVAGLLRDPLHVDAAARLAGPSAAHPFGTDSLGRDVLARLGHGAARTVLTATAVSAVTLLLGLALGAVRAGALTETANALPAILSGLVVAGIAGPGPLGAAVAVAAVAWAPLAAHTSALYAQERAAPHIAAARSMGAGRWHVARRHLLPAVVPPVLRHAVLRIPAVALALASLGFLGLGAQAPAPEWGRMLSENLPYAERAPWSVLAPAAALAALGALAVLTSAAVRGRAGKPAE